In a single window of the Penaeus vannamei isolate JL-2024 unplaced genomic scaffold, ASM4276789v1 unanchor5358, whole genome shotgun sequence genome:
- the LOC113801038 gene encoding uncharacterized protein has translation MTSQRASDPQSRQINSRSPRFVNPPPDRLKPRPPPPAPQTGLKPPPPALTGLSHVAPLTGQPRPHPSYRLRPHSLQGHAPLQPKGLGHAPLQPKGLGHVAPLQPTGLGHAPLQPTGLGHAPPPAHRLKAGPTPPSAPHRLKPRPLQPLTVLSHASLQPPHRLKPRPLQPSQPLTGLSHAPSSPSQTASHAPPVPHRLKPRPPPVPHRLKPRPLQPLTGLSHASLQPPQACHAPSSPAPQA, from the exons ATGACGTCACAGCGTGCATCTGACCCTCAATCCCGCCAAATAAACAGTCGGTCCCCGCGCTTCGTCAA cccccccccagacaggcttaagccacgcccccctcctccagccccccaGACAGGCTTAAAGCCGCCCCCTCCAgccctcacaggcttaagccacgtgGCTCCCCTCACAGGCCAGCCACGCCCCCATCCATCCTACAGGCTTAGGCCACACTCCCTTCAag gccacgcccccctccagcccaaaggcttaggccacgcccccctccagcccaaaGGCTTAGGCCACGtggcccccctccagcccacaggcttaggccacgcccccctccagcccacaggcttaggccacgccccccctccagcccacaggCTTAAG GCTGGGCCCACACCCCCttcagcccctcacaggcttaagccacgccccctccagcccctcacagtcTTAAGCCAcgcctccctccagccccctcacaggcttaagccacgccccctccagccctcACAG cccctcacaggcttaagccacgccccctccagcccctcacagacTGCAAGCCACGCCCCTCCagtccctcacaggcttaagccacgcccccctccagtccctcacaggcttaagccacgccccctccagcccctcacaggcttaagccacgcctccctccagccccctcagGCTTGCCACGCCCCCTCCAGTCCAGCCCctcaggcttaa